A genomic window from Pantoea alhagi includes:
- a CDS encoding glycosyltransferase family 2 protein, whose protein sequence is MRVAVVIPSYKVKKHILNVIGKIGSTVQKIYVIDDCCPEGTGDFVLEHNTDERVSVIKHEVNQGVGGAVMTGYKAAVNDGVDIVVKIDGDDQMEPALIPDFTAPIIAGEADYTKGNRFFNLDNISAMPKIRIFGNAVLSFMTKFSSGYWDIFDPTNGYTAIHTDAIKHLPLSKISTRYFFESDILFRLNTLRAVVVDVPMDAKYEDEESNLKISKIIGDFLYKHGRNFFKRVFYNYYLRDMSIASIELPLGILMFIFGVVVGAVNWADAIRTDIPNTSGTVMLAALPVIIGLQLILAFFGHDIANTPRRTFHNRYKK, encoded by the coding sequence ATGAGAGTTGCAGTGGTAATCCCTTCGTACAAGGTGAAAAAACACATACTGAATGTGATAGGAAAGATTGGCTCAACGGTTCAAAAAATCTACGTGATAGACGATTGCTGCCCGGAAGGAACTGGTGATTTTGTTTTAGAGCATAACACTGACGAAAGGGTATCAGTTATCAAGCATGAGGTTAACCAGGGGGTTGGCGGTGCGGTGATGACAGGATACAAGGCAGCGGTCAATGACGGCGTAGACATCGTTGTCAAGATTGATGGCGATGACCAGATGGAGCCGGCTCTGATACCAGACTTCACGGCGCCTATCATAGCCGGAGAAGCTGATTACACAAAAGGGAACCGATTTTTCAATCTGGACAATATTAGCGCCATGCCGAAGATCAGGATTTTTGGTAACGCTGTGTTGTCGTTCATGACGAAATTCTCATCAGGATATTGGGATATCTTTGATCCAACTAATGGGTACACGGCAATTCATACAGACGCGATTAAGCATCTCCCTCTGAGTAAGATATCAACGCGATATTTTTTTGAGTCTGACATATTATTTAGGCTGAACACTCTGAGAGCCGTTGTGGTTGATGTGCCGATGGACGCCAAGTATGAGGATGAAGAAAGTAACCTTAAGATTTCAAAAATAATCGGCGACTTTCTGTACAAGCATGGAAGAAACTTCTTCAAACGCGTTTTTTATAACTACTATCTGCGAGACATGTCAATCGCCTCAATAGAACTGCCCCTTGGGATTTTAATGTTCATATTTGGCGTTGTTGTTGGAGCAGTAAACTGGGCTGATGCTATCAGAACCGACATCCCAAACACATCAGGTACGGTCATGCTCGCGGCCTTGCCGGTTATTATTGGGTTACAGTTGATATTAGCATTCTTCGGCCACGACATAGCTAACACCCCGAGAAGAACATTTCATAACAGGTATAAAAAATGA
- a CDS encoding DUF4225 domain-containing protein, translating into MDHEKIVGYIIDGIGVVLSGFQIVAGAGLLAGSVATGNVIGIVAGSSLIVNGAGSAIEGIDKLRGVPDPSNPVREAYEDTAEFFGFDQRLGLLAYQVVDLTTSYYRVLKLSLKPEAWRLFKYLPTDYYRKVQVMSKPALALKGAGAAAKGAGIGMNLYQMHDAQVKN; encoded by the coding sequence ATTGACCATGAAAAAATCGTCGGATACATAATAGACGGTATCGGTGTAGTGCTTAGTGGTTTTCAGATTGTAGCCGGTGCCGGTTTACTGGCTGGCTCTGTTGCTACTGGAAATGTCATAGGAATCGTAGCTGGCTCAAGTTTGATAGTGAATGGCGCTGGCTCTGCTATTGAAGGGATTGATAAGCTAAGAGGCGTTCCTGACCCTTCTAACCCCGTAAGGGAAGCTTATGAAGACACAGCTGAATTTTTTGGTTTTGACCAGCGATTAGGGCTGCTTGCTTATCAGGTGGTTGATCTAACCACTTCATACTACCGGGTTTTAAAACTATCCTTGAAACCCGAAGCATGGAGGTTGTTCAAATATCTCCCAACTGATTACTACCGAAAGGTTCAAGTAATGAGTAAACCCGCTCTTGCTTTGAAAGGCGCAGGAGCAGCAGCTAAAGGAGCAGGTATAGGTATGAATCTTTACCAAATGCACGATGCTCAGGTAAAAAATTAA
- the gntT gene encoding gluconate transporter — MPLVIVAVGVALLLLLMIRFKLNGFIALILVALVVGIMQGMPVDKVIASIKAGVGSTLGSLALIMGFGAMLGKLLADCGGAQRIATTLIAKFGHRHIQWAVVLTGFTVGFALFYEVGFVLMLPLVFSIAASARVPLLYVGVPMATALSVTHGFLPPHPGPTAIATLFNADMGKTLLFGTLLAIPTVILAGPVYARFLKNIDKPIPEGLYNPKTFSEEEMPGFGVSVWTALVPVVLMALRAVAEMVLPKDNPLLPWAEFFGDPVMATLIAVLIGIFTFGLNRGRSMEEVMDTLTDSIKIIAMMLLIIGGGGAFKQVLVDSGVDKYIAGLMHATNLSPIFMAWSIAAVLRIALGSATVAAITAGGIVAPLIATSGASPELMVIAVGAGSVIFSHVNDPGFWLFKEYFNLTIGETMRSWSALETIISVCGLVGCLLLSALI; from the coding sequence ATGCCATTAGTTATCGTTGCGGTTGGAGTCGCGTTGCTGCTCCTGCTAATGATTCGCTTCAAGCTTAATGGATTTATTGCGCTGATTTTGGTTGCGCTGGTGGTGGGAATAATGCAGGGGATGCCGGTCGATAAAGTGATCGCCTCCATTAAAGCTGGCGTTGGCAGTACGCTTGGCAGCCTGGCGCTGATCATGGGATTCGGCGCGATGCTGGGAAAACTTCTGGCGGACTGTGGCGGGGCGCAGCGGATCGCCACTACGCTGATTGCTAAATTTGGCCACCGTCATATTCAGTGGGCCGTGGTATTAACCGGCTTTACCGTGGGCTTCGCTCTGTTTTATGAAGTGGGGTTTGTGTTGATGCTGCCGCTGGTGTTCAGCATTGCTGCCTCGGCGCGCGTGCCGCTGCTCTACGTTGGCGTGCCGATGGCCACCGCTTTATCTGTAACGCATGGTTTCCTGCCGCCGCACCCGGGACCGACCGCAATTGCCACGCTGTTTAACGCCGATATGGGAAAAACGCTGTTGTTCGGCACGCTGTTGGCGATCCCGACGGTAATTCTGGCGGGTCCGGTTTATGCGCGCTTTCTGAAAAACATTGATAAGCCTATCCCGGAAGGGCTTTACAACCCGAAAACCTTTAGCGAAGAGGAGATGCCTGGCTTTGGCGTCAGCGTATGGACCGCGCTGGTACCAGTTGTGTTGATGGCTTTACGTGCCGTAGCGGAAATGGTCCTGCCTAAAGATAACCCGTTGCTGCCCTGGGCGGAGTTCTTTGGCGATCCGGTAATGGCAACCCTGATAGCGGTACTGATTGGTATTTTTACCTTTGGTCTTAATCGCGGCCGCAGTATGGAAGAGGTGATGGATACGCTGACTGATTCCATCAAGATTATCGCCATGATGCTACTGATTATCGGCGGCGGCGGCGCCTTTAAGCAGGTACTGGTGGACAGCGGCGTGGACAAATATATTGCCGGTCTGATGCATGCTACTAACCTGTCACCTATTTTTATGGCCTGGTCGATTGCCGCCGTACTGCGTATTGCGCTGGGATCGGCAACCGTTGCCGCCATTACTGCTGGTGGTATTGTTGCGCCGCTGATTGCCACTTCCGGTGCCAGCCCGGAGCTGATGGTGATCGCCGTGGGAGCAGGCAGCGTCATTTTCTCGCACGTTAACGATCCTGGCTTCTGGCTGTTCAAGGAGTATTTTAACCTGACCATTGGTGAAACCATGCGCTCATGGTCGGCGCTGGAGACCATTATTTCGGTTTGCGGGCTGGTGGGGTGTTTGCTGCTCTCTGCTCTTATCTAA
- a CDS encoding 4-amino-4-deoxy-L-arabinose-phospho-UDP flippase, producing MIYLITIACVIGIAVGQILFKLSSSALSKSGSLFSFDTLVILVPALALYGVTTLAWIWVLQKIELGKAYPFMALAFVLVPVGSHFLLGEKFNLSYFLGVALIMVGIIITLRSAS from the coding sequence ATGATTTACCTTATTACTATAGCCTGCGTCATTGGTATAGCTGTAGGCCAGATACTATTTAAGTTGTCATCTTCTGCATTAAGCAAGAGCGGAAGCTTATTCTCATTTGACACGCTTGTAATTCTGGTGCCTGCCCTTGCTTTGTATGGCGTTACAACACTGGCATGGATATGGGTTCTTCAGAAGATAGAGCTCGGCAAAGCATATCCTTTTATGGCACTTGCGTTTGTGCTTGTTCCAGTAGGTAGTCATTTCTTACTTGGGGAGAAGTTTAACCTTTCATACTTTCTGGGTGTCGCTTTAATCATGGTTGGCATCATCATAACATTAAGGTCTGCGTCATGA
- a CDS encoding IS3 family transposase (programmed frameshift), translated as MKKRNFSAEFKRESAQLVVDQNYTVAEAAEAMDIGLSTMTRWVKQLRDERQGKTPKASPITPEQIEIRELKKKLQRIEMENDIFKKGYRALDVRLPEQFSLIGKLRARYPVAILCHVFGVHRSSYKYWKSRPDEPDIRRTALRSQVQELHSISHGSAGARSIATMATLKGFRMGRWLAGKLMKELGLVSCQQPTHRYKRGGQEHIAIPNHLDRQFAVIEPNQVWCGDVTYIWTGKRWAYLAVVLDLFARKPVGWAMSFSPDSKLTMKALEMAWERRGKPGGVMFHSDQGSHYTSRQFRQLLWRCRIKQSMSRRGNCWDNSPMERFFRSLKNEWVPVMGYMNFSEASHAITDYIVGYYSTLRPHEYNSGLPPNESESRYWKNSKAVASFC; from the exons ATGAAAAAAAGAAATTTCAGTGCAGAGTTCAAACGCGAATCAGCCCAGCTTGTCGTCGATCAGAATTACACCGTTGCTGAAGCGGCTGAAGCGATGGATATAGGGCTTTCTACCATGACGCGCTGGGTTAAACAGTTGCGTGATGAACGTCAGGGCAAAACGCCAAAAGCCTCGCCGATAACGCCGGAACAAATTGAAATTCGTGAGCTGAAGAAAAAACTTCAACGTATTGAAATGGAAAATGACATAT TTAAAAAAGGCTACCGCGCTCTTGATGTCAGACTCCCTGAACAGTTCTCGTTAATCGGGAAGCTCAGAGCGCGTTATCCCGTGGCGATACTGTGCCATGTGTTTGGGGTTCACCGTAGCAGCTACAAATACTGGAAAAGTCGTCCTGATGAACCGGATATCAGGCGGACAGCGTTGCGTAGCCAGGTGCAGGAGTTACACAGCATCAGTCATGGCTCAGCGGGCGCAAGAAGCATTGCCACTATGGCAACACTTAAAGGCTTCCGTATGGGGCGCTGGCTTGCTGGCAAACTCATGAAAGAGCTGGGACTTGTAAGCTGCCAGCAGCCAACACACCGGTATAAGCGCGGTGGACAGGAACACATCGCTATACCGAACCACCTTGATCGTCAGTTCGCGGTCATCGAGCCCAACCAGGTATGGTGCGGCGACGTGACTTATATCTGGACAGGAAAACGTTGGGCATATCTTGCTGTTGTTCTCGACCTGTTCGCCAGAAAACCCGTGGGCTGGGCAATGTCATTCTCACCGGACAGCAAACTCACTATGAAAGCGCTGGAAATGGCCTGGGAGCGTCGGGGAAAGCCAGGCGGAGTGATGTTCCATAGCGATCAGGGTAGCCACTACACAAGCCGGCAGTTCAGGCAGTTACTGTGGCGTTGCAGGATAAAGCAGAGCATGAGTCGGCGGGGAAATTGCTGGGATAACAGCCCAATGGAGCGGTTCTTCCGGAGCCTGAAAAATGAATGGGTTCCCGTGATGGGATACATGAACTTCAGTGAAGCCTCTCATGCGATCACAGATTACATCGTGGGTTACTACAGCACGCTCAGGCCGCATGAATATAACAGTGGATTACCACCAAACGAATCGGAAAGTCGATACTGGAAAAACTCTAAAG
- a CDS encoding iron-containing alcohol dehydrogenase — translation MTVKLTSPYQTVAGINVLTSQTIANRQTFFGRGSLQQLLPLLQQTPQATLLFCSRSFLNSSHYAAISPALKPLLIGYEVVTHEASPDNIDHWVARWRGKVERVVAIGGGSVLDAAKAFAAMSQHPLNTLRYLEKTGDTPVSGVTLPLIAVPATAGTGSEVTQNAVVTDQRDNKVKASLRHANFVPQVAILDADLLDGAPDKVLACCAIDAFTHLFEAWLSAKGNMFTRQTALNGLRQFIKGWPDLNRQDERGAEAREAMLMASWLGGLSLSMAGLGVIHGIAGELGAIKAWHHGEVCGRLLFPFLALLDNSEHPQQQALMAELQLALFGAAHPTPASYLAQWLQQHAVFPFWQQKLELSASEVGWIVARANSKNSLVNYSPAQRRWMLEQAYHCTD, via the coding sequence TTGACTGTTAAACTCACCTCTCCTTACCAAACCGTGGCGGGAATAAACGTGTTGACCAGCCAGACGATCGCTAACCGACAAACCTTTTTTGGCCGGGGCAGCCTGCAACAGTTGCTACCGCTACTTCAGCAAACACCGCAAGCGACACTCCTGTTTTGCAGCCGCTCTTTCCTTAACAGCTCGCACTATGCCGCTATCAGTCCGGCGCTTAAGCCGTTGCTTATCGGCTATGAAGTTGTTACTCATGAAGCCTCGCCAGATAATATTGACCACTGGGTCGCACGCTGGCGCGGCAAGGTTGAACGCGTGGTGGCAATTGGCGGCGGCAGCGTTCTGGATGCTGCCAAAGCCTTTGCCGCCATGAGCCAGCACCCGCTTAACACTTTGCGCTATCTGGAAAAAACAGGCGATACGCCGGTCAGCGGCGTGACGCTGCCGTTAATTGCCGTTCCTGCTACGGCGGGCACCGGAAGCGAAGTGACGCAAAATGCGGTAGTCACCGACCAGCGTGATAACAAGGTTAAGGCTTCATTACGTCACGCTAATTTTGTGCCGCAGGTTGCCATTCTTGATGCTGATTTACTCGACGGCGCGCCCGATAAGGTACTCGCCTGCTGCGCTATCGATGCCTTTACCCATCTGTTTGAAGCCTGGCTTTCAGCCAAAGGGAATATGTTTACCCGGCAAACCGCGCTTAACGGCCTGCGTCAGTTTATTAAGGGCTGGCCCGATCTTAATCGTCAGGATGAACGCGGGGCTGAAGCGCGTGAGGCGATGTTGATGGCGTCGTGGCTGGGAGGATTAAGCCTGAGCATGGCCGGGTTAGGCGTTATCCACGGTATTGCGGGCGAGCTGGGCGCTATCAAAGCCTGGCATCACGGTGAAGTCTGTGGCCGCCTGCTGTTCCCCTTTCTGGCGCTACTGGACAACAGCGAGCATCCGCAGCAACAGGCATTAATGGCTGAACTACAGCTGGCGCTGTTTGGCGCAGCGCACCCGACACCGGCAAGCTATCTGGCACAGTGGCTACAGCAGCACGCGGTGTTTCCTTTCTGGCAGCAAAAGCTTGAGCTTAGCGCCAGCGAGGTCGGGTGGATAGTGGCACGCGCCAACAGTAAAAATTCGCTGGTCAATTACAGCCCTGCGCAACGGCGCTGGATGCTGGAACAGGCTTACCACTGTACCGATTAA
- a CDS encoding Cof-type HAD-IIB family hydrolase has protein sequence MADIKLIAVDMDGTFLDDRKNYNRARFAEQYAELKARGIRFVVASGNQYYQLRTFFPEIAHEIAFVAENGAYIIEAGEDRFVGEFPHDDVEKIIDTLARGNYPELNYVLCGYHSAWYFSSTPAAYIEKMRRYCYRLQPVERLDAIHDRLFKFALNLPDEYVPILMADIERHHAGVATAVTSGHGSVDLIIPGLHKAHGLALLQQRWGITHQQVLAFGDGGNDLEMLSQAGFGYAMANAPERVKAAAKYLAPSNNQEGVLHVIQQLLEGRPPFD, from the coding sequence ATGGCGGATATCAAACTTATTGCTGTTGATATGGATGGCACCTTTCTTGATGACCGAAAAAATTATAACCGTGCGCGCTTTGCCGAACAGTATGCAGAGCTTAAGGCACGCGGTATTCGGTTCGTGGTTGCCAGCGGCAACCAGTATTATCAGCTGCGCACCTTTTTTCCTGAAATTGCACATGAGATCGCCTTTGTGGCGGAAAACGGCGCTTATATCATCGAGGCGGGCGAAGATCGCTTCGTGGGCGAGTTTCCCCACGACGACGTGGAGAAGATTATTGATACGCTGGCACGCGGCAACTACCCTGAGCTCAATTATGTGCTGTGTGGCTACCACAGCGCCTGGTATTTTTCCTCAACGCCCGCTGCCTACATTGAAAAAATGCGCCGCTACTGTTACCGCCTTCAGCCAGTAGAGCGGCTGGATGCGATTCACGATCGTCTGTTTAAATTCGCGCTGAATCTCCCGGATGAGTATGTTCCGATATTAATGGCGGATATCGAGCGACATCATGCCGGTGTTGCGACCGCCGTGACCAGCGGTCATGGCTCTGTTGATCTGATTATTCCTGGTTTGCATAAAGCGCACGGGCTGGCGTTGTTGCAGCAACGCTGGGGGATCACTCATCAACAGGTGCTGGCGTTTGGTGATGGCGGCAACGATCTGGAGATGCTTAGCCAGGCAGGTTTCGGTTACGCTATGGCTAACGCGCCCGAACGAGTGAAGGCGGCAGCAAAGTATCTGGCACCGTCAAATAATCAGGAGGGCGTACTGCACGTTATCCAGCAACTGCTGGAGGGCCGCCCCCCCTTTGATTAA